One window of the Synechococcus sp. CC9311 genome contains the following:
- a CDS encoding chlorophyll a/b-binding protein, which yields MTTASLLAQERYWNDLAAEQIRCERLVKAERLNGRLAMLGFVALIATEDLLHQGLLQSLGF from the coding sequence ATGACAACGGCATCCCTTCTAGCCCAAGAACGCTATTGGAATGATCTTGCAGCAGAGCAAATCCGATGTGAACGATTGGTCAAAGCTGAACGCCTCAACGGCCGTCTGGCAATGCTCGGATTTGTGGCTCTTATTGCCACCGAAGACCTCTTGCATCAGGGCCTACTGCAATCCTTGGGCTTCTAA
- a CDS encoding chlorophyll a/b-binding protein has protein sequence MTNNDTQSRFGFVNFAETWNGRLAMLGFVIGLGTELLTGQGILNQIGF, from the coding sequence ATGACTAACAACGACACACAATCCCGCTTCGGCTTCGTTAATTTTGCTGAAACCTGGAACGGGCGTCTTGCGATGCTTGGCTTTGTAATCGGCCTCGGCACCGAGCTACTAACGGGTCAGGGAATCCTGAACCAAATCGGCTTCTAA